From the genome of Glycine soja cultivar W05 chromosome 14, ASM419377v2, whole genome shotgun sequence:
TGTCAAATCCTTGCAAACCTTCGTAAAAGAGACATCTGCAGCTCTAATGAACCCCGAGAAGACAGAATCGCAGAGTCTCCTTTCATAGGGAAACAGTATCTTCCCAGCTGCCTTGCAAGTTTTTATCCAATTCTCAATGTCCTCCGTGTTGAGCGCTTGCAATTGCAATCCAAGTGCCAACAGACACTGTTCTACTAACTCCCTTAGTCAATTGCTGTACATGTCACAGCATTCCTGCTCAAACCCAGCTTCCATCATTAGCTTCACGGTTTCAAAAAGGCACATGAAAATTCCTGATGCCAGTGCATCCATCGCCAACTTGATGTCAGGATCCAATTGCAGCTTTGGAATGTGGCCCTCGTCTTTGGATTTGGAATCAACCATGGCTTTAACATATTTGTCCACATGACTTCAAACCATGAGGACAAGCATCTCATTCTCCTTCCTAAGGGACCTTATACAATCCATGAACCGTAGCGGGATAAGACCATCATTGCTGTTGTCTTCCTGTGAAGATGAATTGCTTTGAGTGACATGAGTCCAGACCCAAAAGAGGAACACTGTCCACAACATCCCCATTTCTGGTGGTGGGTATTTAGAGTACTATCAGCATTAACTACTTCGGAATTTGAATGACTACATCCTGGAGCTGAACACGCTGCTCTGGAGTTTCCAAAGAGGGACCAAGAATGACAACGAGGAAATAAATGAAACACCCACCAATGATGACTAACCAACGTTTAATCTCCAAGAGTTGTATGATTAGACCTCCACAGAAGAAATGTAGGAGATCAATCTCGAATCCAAATTGAGTCAATCTTGACAAGCCAAGAGACATGATAGCAACAAAAGAGGCATATGAGATCAGGCTATATGCATCTGGTTTGCCATTTGAAGTTTTATCGaagaaaaaagagtaaatagaaGTGGCCATGAGAACCAAAAATGCCAAATGATTCTCCAGCCTGAGAGAGGTGGAGGGCTGTCTTGAAGAAGGTAACCCAGATAAAGAAACTGAAAACAGTGTAAAGCAGTACCTTCCACAACAGACGAAGCAAAACATACGATTCTCCACACTTTTTGGTTGCATCAGCCATCTCAGAATTCGGTTGATCATTTGCATCATATTCTTTCTCAAGTAAGCAAGGTTTGCATTCAGCCATTCACCAGCAGAGAGCCACCCTGTTGGACGTGAGAAACCCTTCACTGTGATGGAGATTCCACCAAAAGGTAATGGCAAGTTACTATAGTTTCTCTAGTTGCGAACTCCTCAGtttaaatttctataaaaattaattagaagtaTATCTGTCACTTCTCAGAATCTTTGTGTGCTCTTTCCATTGTAATTTCCAGAGAACTTACTCCACAAGTTGATGGAACTTCTCCATTGCTATTCGCTAGTGCGCAAGATCAGATATTGGGAAATTTGTAAACAATCACGTTGACTCTGTCAACGGGCTCCAGGTTTAAACTACCAGCTTCACGTATTCTTCCAGTCTGTTTGTTTGGACTGAAACCCACATAACGAAACATCAGGAAgaaaatttgtattttcttttgtttattttaactgtcaaaaatgtcacaaattataaattcaatatTTCTCATCTGGTATAGTTAATTCCATCTGCTGTGTaggattaaaaaaagtattttacgaatatggaagaataaaaaaaaattaatttaagggaCTAAAATAAGGAACTCTTATATTTAGGGGACTAAACATATGTTGAGCCCTTTCATAGAACCTGCCATGGATATACACAAGCTTACAGAGGAAGCTTGCAGAGAaaactaaaagaagaagaatgaaaaggTCAGATTATCATTGAATGAAAGTTAGCTTACAATGATTACATATTATAGTTTATATAGTTAGTTATAAGATTAACTAACTTGTAGTTAGTTTCAAGAATAACTAacttgtaactaactaactaagctAACTGTAACTCTAGTTACATGATAACCTATGCTAATAGCCCCCCTCAAACTAGGAATGGATGTTAGACCTGCCTAGCTTGAAATACAAAAACTGAAAATCACGAGACAGAAGAGCTTTAGTGTAGATATCTGCAAGCTGATTTGCAGAGGAAATAGGAAGCAATTTCACTATCCCAGTCATCACCTTCTTTCGAATTACTTGGCAGTCAATTTCAATGTGTTTTGTTCTCTCATGAAAAATGGGATTTGTAGCTATGTGGAGAGCAGACTTGTTGTCACAATACAAGGTAGCAGGTTGCTGGGAATGAACCTTAAACTCTTCCACTAAGAAATTAACCCATTGCAGCTCATAAGTGGCACTTGCCCATGCTCTATACTCAGCCTCTGACGAACTTCTTGAAATCGTTGCTTGTTTCTTAGATTTCCATGAGACCAATGAATTACCAATGTAAATGGCATAACCAGTGATAGATTTTCTGGTGTCAAGGCAGCCAGCCCAATCTGAATCACTGAAACCTTTTAGATGGATATTACTATAGCAGGTAAGAAGATCCCTGCACCTGGAGATCCTTTGATGTATCTAAGAATTCTTGAAGTAGCCTGTTGCTGAGTAGAAGTAGGTTGATCAACAAATTGACTCAAATGTTGTACAACATATGTAATATCGGGCATGGTATTAGTCAAGTAAATCAATGTTCCAATAGCAGTTTAGTGGTGTAGTCAGAAGGAGTGGACACTGATTTGGAACCAAGCATCTCACTGTCATTAAGGATATCTAGAGCATATTTTTGTTGACAGAGATTAATACCTACAGGTGTTCTGGCTACCTCAAAGCCTAGAAAGAACCTTAAGTCacctaaatcttttattttgaagGCACTGTCCAATAAATGAGTAATGTTTCAAATCTCAATCAAGCCATTTCCAGACAAAAcaatgtcatctacatagactaGTAAAGCAGTAATGGTCTTGGAACCATGTTTGATGAACAAGGAGTAATCAGATGCACACTGCTTGTACCCATGTGATGTTAGAAAAGAAGATAATCTAGCATACCACTGTCTACTAGCTTGTTTCAGGCCATATAGAGACCTTTGGAGCCTACAAACCTGTCCTGAATGTTTATCTGAGGTGAGAAGAGGGTATGAATGTTTTAACAACAATAACCTTTCAAAAGATGGGTGACCAAGCCTAAAATGCTACAAGTATATGGACACTTTATTACATGAAAGAGTTGATACACTAgagaatatataatttatagtaGAATTGGAATTACACTCCTTGTCGAGACTGAGAGGAGACATCTTCAGCCCATAAAGACCTTCCTCCATATCAACTGTACCAATCCTCTGCAAGTTCTGCATATTCATGAAAGTTAACTTGCAAGGCAAACATGAGAGCAATTTAGATATCGAAATCAAGTTGAATTGAAAAGTAGGTATGCACAAAACATCCTCAAGGTATAAAAACTGAGAGAACTGAACTCTGCCTGCATGAGTCGCGCGCAGTGACTGTGTGGCCAATGGGTAGTTTAACAGTTATGGGATCTATCTTTTTGTAAGAAGAAAATAGATGAGAGAAGGCTGTGACATGATCAATTGCTCTTGAATCAAGAATCCATTCACTTGGACTAGGTTTGCTTATACTGCAAGTGATAGTTAAAATCTTACCTTTGTGTATTATGGTGTGtgactcaaaatcacaaaaGACACAAGTGAGAAAGCTTTAAGAGGTTCTGTCATAACTGAATTCAGTTATAATAACTGAATGGGTCTTGGCACCAAAGCATAGCTAGAGTGCATATATATACTCTTCTTGATCATGTAATGCAGAAGAGTTTTGAGAGGCTGAAACCAGAGTAGTTGCAGAAAAACAGAGAGAGTTCAATAGAGAAAGAGAGCTAAGAGATTGAGAGAGGTTTTGACAGGAGAAACCAAGAGGGATCAAGCTAGCTGCTGCTTGTATTGAACTTGTAATGTTTCATGAtcaatgtgatgatgatgagCTGCATTTCCCGTGGATGTAGGCACATTGTCGAACCACCTAAACTCATGGTGTAGACTCTTGCTTGTTGCTTTGctgtgttttctgtttttcttttgatCTTGCAGGTTCTTTTGGTAGCTGAACAAAGGAGTAGAACCAACATGTATATTGCTGGAACCAACAAAACCAGTGACTATACCAATTTGATTCACATGTGAATTTACGTGAGCCGAGTTCTGTTGTTGTTACAGCAGTGTCATCAAGGCCTTATACTGTAGAGAGTTCAGCTTTACTTCATCATTTTGTACTTCTTGACTTCTTTCTAGAACAAGGCTATCACCTTTTTCTTCCACAACATTAACATTGTTAACATTTGATCCTTGAGGCCTGTGAAGCTTGTGTCCAGGAGGATATCCATGTTTCTGTAACATTCATCAACAATGTGATTTGTGAATCCACAATGTGTACAAACCTTGTTTCCTTTCCCATTAGAACTCCCTCTGCCAGAGCCTCCTTGGCTACTTCTTCCTCCTCTAGAAGTATAGTTTGGAGGAAAACCACTTTTCCTATAACATCTGCCCACTGTGTGATTATCCTTACCACAGTAGGTACATGATTTCGATGAAAGTGAGCCTGCTAGAACTCTACACCAATGATGACTAACCATAGTTTTATTTTCATGAGTTGTACTGTTAGAACCCCACAGAAGAAATATAGGAGATCAATCTTGAATCCACATTGAGACAATCTCGATAAGCCAGGAGACATGATAGCAAAACAGGCACATGAGATCGGGCTGTACACAAGCTTCCATTACTAAGTCCATTAGAAAAGTATACAATAAATGAATAGATCACGAAGGTTAATTATTTGCGATTACTCctgattttatgttttatgttttttatttcttaaatactatgaaaaaaatgtaaataaaaatagtaactttaaaattttaaaatacaagaacATGCTCATGCTTCGCACCTGTCACTGTACTATCCTCTTTCTCTTTGCTATGCGGAACAACAGAATTGTCATGACAATGCAAAAATCATTTCATGCATCTAGAACAAAACCCATTCTGAAATACAAAGAattggaaaattaaaaaataactttccaTTTCATTGGATTTTGACAAATGGTATGTGTATTTTGaccttaattttacaaaatctggTGCAGTTTGAGTTTTGTGGTAGATGACAGAGGTCAAAATTGCAGAATGAGATGGCTCCGGATTTATGGTGCTAGAATCCAATCCATACTTAGGAGGCATCTGAATTTTTTGAGGTACACTTGCAATTACTAAGAAGTAAGAATCTTAGTCTCTCTAATTGAGTGATTGAATTTGCTGAGAAGGGATTTCAGATTCAGTAAAAAGTTGGGACAGGATAATTTCATTCCACATATCAGGTACTCCAGGAAAACATCAGTCAGTGGCTACAATCTTGAATAGATGAGTTACCAACATGTGCATCGCTCCATAAAGCAGACATGTGCTTGCTGGGGTTCCGTTTTTGACAATCCCAAAATCATGGACCAAACAATTGATAGTAAGGTGATAGTAGAGGATAGGAAGGTTGGGTGGAGGGTGAAGGAAGACAATGAAGTGAATACTTTGGTAGAGAAAGATGAAATTGTAATGCTATTGCAGAAATTTATGGATTTGGATAGTGAGTTTGTAAATGAAATCAGGGAGAGATCCAAAACTCTTTGGCAGATATGTTGTCGTGCAATCACAAATGGCGGGTCATGCTGTAACGGATTTGAATGCTTTTGTTAGGGATTTAATGCTGACAAACATTGATGCCATGAACACCTTGTAGATCATGCactcattttcaatttcaattatattgGTATAACATTTTGGTGGTTATTGACTTTCACATCATTGGATCATTCATGTTATTTCCAAATGAATGCACTACCAATgcctcatttttctttttactgaAATAAACCAGTTTGGTGCATACTGTACAAAAACACTGATATACAGCCCAGTAAAAGGGAAGTCCAACAAATTGCCACAATGGCTAACAGACCCAAGAGAAAAACTAAAGTGCTTCAATGGCCGAAGGACTATGTCAACTGTGTAGTTTgggcttaatattttttattattaagatcaaataataaaaagatcaaTCACAGAGAAATTGTTTgaaggaaataataataaaaattaaagagaaaaaataaaacatattttagaacACTGAACTtgtgacaataattatttttgtattctaAATCCATGCAAACATCGATGCCCTTTCCTTCGCTTCCTGTATTGGATTCCTCTGTTCACTTAGAAGAAACAAATTACTAAGAAAATTTTGAATGTCTACAATTCCAAACTCAATATACTCATAAGCATGCTTACCAAAAACATCACGAAACCTGTCAGTAAATTTTCCATATACCGGCAACAAGATGCTGTCTAtggattttattatttgttcccTTAGTTGCTTATCAGAGACAATCCATGTAGATTGAGCAGCACATATctccacaaacatcaagttgaACAAATTGAGCTTATCTTTCATTGACTCCGCTACCACATTAGGCGGCACCACCGACTCCTTTCCCTCTAGCATCAAAATGTGCAGCATCTTATTCCATGAGCTTCTTTGATAGAGTTTACAGTTATGCCCCACCTTTGTCACGGTTTGTCGGAACCAATTATCATTTCTAGATAACCCAAAGAAGACGGAATCACATAGTCTCCTTTCATTGGGAAACAGTATCTTCCCAGCTGCCTTGCAAGTTTTTATCCAATTCTCAATGTTCCATGTGTTGAGCGCTTGCAATTGCAACCCAAGTGCCCACAGACACTGTTCTAGAAACTCCTTGTGGCAATTGCTGTATGCGTCACAGCATTCCTGCTCAAACCCAGCTGCCATCATTAGCTTCACGGTTTCATGAAGATGCATGCTAATTCCCGATGGCTGTGCATCCATCATGAAGTTAACATCAGGATCCAATTGAAGCTCTGGAATGTGGCCCTTGTCTTTGGATTCGGAATCAACCACGGCTTTAAGGTATTTGTTCACATGACTACAAACCATGGGGACAAGCATCTCATTCTCCTTCTCAAGGGACATTATACAATTTATGAACCGTAGCGGGATAAGACCATCATTGCCGCTGTCTTCCTGTGAAGATGAATTGCTTTGAGTGACATAAGTCCAGACCCAAAAGAGGAACACTGTCCACAACATCCCCATTTTCTGGTGGTGGGGTATTTAGAGTACTATCAGCATTAACTACTTATGAATTTGAATGGCTTTGAACGACTAATTCCAGGAGCAGAACACGCTGCTCTGGAGTTTTCAAAGAGGGACGAAGAATGACAACGAGGAAATAAATGAAACACCCACCAATGATGACTAACCAACGTTTAATCTCCAAGAATTATATGATTAGACCTCCACAGAAGAAATGTAGGAGATCAATCTCGAATCCAAATTGAGTCAATCTTGACAAGCCAAGAGACATGATAGCAACAAAAGAGGCATATGAGATCAGGCTATATGCATCTGGTTTGCCATTTGCAGCtttatcaaagaaaaaagagtaaatagaaGTGGCCATGAAAACCAAAATTGCCAAATGATTCTCCAGCCTGAGAGAGGTGGAGGGCTGTCTTGAAGAAGGTAAACCAGATAAAGAAACTGAAAACAGTGTAAAGCAGAACCTTCCACCAGGTCCAGTACTTTCCCAATAAATGGTTGAAAGAGGAGCTGAGTGCGTAACAGAGCAGTCCAACAACAGACGAAGCAAAACATACGATTCTCCACACTTTTTGGTTGCATCAGCCATCTCAGAATTCGGTTGAGCATTTGCATCATATTCTTTCTCAAGTAAGCAAGGTTTGCATTCAGCCATTTACCAACAAAGAGAGCCGCCATTTTGGAAGTGAGAAACCCTTCACTCTGATGGAGATTCCGCCAAAAGGTAATGGCAAATTACTTTTGTTTTCCGTGATATGTGAACCcatcaatttcaaaaaaaaaattatataacagaAGTATATCGGTCACTTCCCAGTAATTTCATGTGCTTTTTCCCTTCATTATCTTCATGTGCTCTTTCCCTTCGTAATTTTCTGAGAACTTAATCcacaatatttaaataaaattgatgcaACTTGTCCATCGCTAGAGCATTAGATGTTAAAAAATCCGTAGATATTTACATTGACTCTACGGGATTGGTTTTGTTTTGGATTTGAACCTGTCACTGAGACCATTAATATGGTGAAGCAATAAGCAAACCATTAGTTCAAGTTGAGGACAGACTCATTGACTCTATGGGGTGTCAGCTTTTATACGTTATAAACAACGTGCTTCCTTGCATGCATCTGGCCGTGGAGATGTAGCATTACATTTGGGACAGTTTTTTATTCATCCACCTAGTTTAAGCCTCCACctcaataaaaatgaataaacatgctattttcttctttttgttgggGCTTTATTTCAATTGTGGAGAGTGTGTAAAATATTGTTATAATATgtcttatttgatttaattatgtttattagTTATCACTAACCTTAACAGTAAACAAAAAGTGGTAGAAACTTTAACTGTGTCTTCCTTGTTCCCCTTCTAAAGAGTATCCCTTCTTCTTGGTGAACTTTGTATTCCCAAACCCCTAAATCCCTTTTTCTTGGTCAACTGCGCCTATTGAAACCTCCATCACCATGTCTGTCCACACTGAAGCCTACAACCTCGAAACTGACGGTTCCTGTGATTACCTCTCCGCGGACCAAACCCACCTCCCTTCCCACAATTAGCAATCCCGATTTGGTTCTGTATATGCAATCCGAAGTTTGTGATCGCTCACAGGTAGTATAGACTAGCTCATCCCCCCACAGCACACAAGTTTTGCTACCAGAGCATTCTCGGAGTGGACATTGATTCTGGTAAGATTCTTATCTTTTCTAACTTCTAGTGCTGATTGGTATTCTTTAAGTTTAAAATCGAGCTTTGTTCTGTATATATTTGACGCACTAATATTACATGTAGCCACGAAAGTTTGGCTTCTTAGCTTCCATCAAAACCTGTAAAACTAGTCTAAAAGTGGTCCAAGGATCAATGTTCTCCAATTTGTCGGGCCGAGAATTCCATAAAACATAGCAGCGGAAAAATGCAAGAATAGACAAGGAACAAAATTTGAGTTTGCACCACAAAATAATGAAAGCTGCacaatgtttttgtttattaaatagAAGTAGCCCACAGCTAAACTGTGTCGCATAGTATGCAAGTTGGAGAGATTGTGAATGGAACTCTTTCTTTTAGTATCTTCATAGAAGGCTGCAACCATTAGCCGTGACTTGTCCTCGACCCCAACAAGTGGCTTCCCATGTCCCAAACAAAAccatattatttttctctaacaAACGTAGATTGCTAAATGCTAATAAATACCAAGACCTAGCATTATCAATACTTCTTATACTGCATATAACAACCAATCATATGAGATATGACTTCAGAATTAGTTAACCTTCTCACAAAGTCTCAGTACAATGGTGAAGAATTTGTTCTATTTGTTAGCAGCTTAGGTATTCTTGTCATACATGTTGGTACTTCAAAAATTATAACCTCAATCTTCATTATCTTATGTAGTGTTGAATAATCTCTACATGTTCCAGGTCTGGGTAAAAGTCTGTTAAGCATTTGTCAATTCTGTAAAATTTGATGTCTAATTTTATGCTTACCATTGCCCTTCTCAAATACTAAGCTACCAAAGAGATCCTTTTGCAAGACAAGCTTTTAGAGATGGATTGTATGTATTTGACAACCTTTTGTCTATCTCACCGTGTTTTGTGACACCAAGTTTGTAAATGTGTTTGTAACGATTCTTCTTTTATTTcgtgcataaaaaatattttaagtcatGTAACAATGTGAACTCTGATtagttaatttacatttttaaataaaatgtctTTTGTTTGTGTACACATTGTCTCGGCAAATCTCTCAATTTGACTTTTCTAACAGTACGTAACACCATGTATGCTAACATGGTACTGGATTTGGAGGCAATGTGAACAAAAACAAGAGTATACTAAGTGAGAAAACTAATGAAAAGAGGACTTTCACTTTGGTGACAATATATGCTTTTCTCTAACGTGTTAATTTCTACTACTTGTCAATGTCaacacaatattttcttttcacaaACAAGTAACCTGCATGACTAATGTTGggatatataacaaaaaatgaaacttgTTTGAATTGCTCTATcttaattttatgtttcaaattaatttcttattgacTAATAGAAATTAGTCAGTTCAAGTTTAAAACCTCAAATGGAACCAAATTAACGTAAGAATTCCTTGCTCTTGTCTCTTGTAGTTTATCacaatcaataatatatattgtcCCTGCTACTAAAATGAAAGCATCATAGTTTATCAAAATTTGAGTTTATCCCTAACCTCAAGTTGCTTCTCATTTAATTTACCTTGGTCCCTATTTAACTTCTCCCTTTTGACCCCCTTATTTTTGGACAGATTCAGATACTTTGTTGAAAGTGTCTATTCCTCCGTGGAGTTCTTGAGTCTGGGTTTTGTTCATTGTTGTTGCTGTTTGTTGGTTAGAGTcgtaaaggtaaaaaaaagatttgtcCCTCTTTGTCTCTCTTGCTTACTAATTAAGTGTGTTTGTAGTGTTTCATGAATGCAATGAATATAATTACTGTTGGTGATATTCTAGATGTGAAAACTCAAAGACAATAGAATAAGAGGAAGATTATTTGGAGCTCACTAGctcaataaaatcatgattttatttcaattttggtTTGGCTAGATGATGAAACTAGTGAGTCCACATATTTATAGTGAACAATGAAACTTCCTAGAGAGCATTAATTCACTAGTGCATGAACTCTCATTACTTTGGTACATATTTTCTAGATACATGCATGTAATTCTCTAGGTACATGAACATAATTTTCAATGGATTTTTAGGGGTATCAAAACTTTTTAAAGGGTCATGActgagagacaaaaaaaaatgatagagatATGAGAAAGTAGGAACAGGAAGtgaacaaaaaacatgaaactaaCTAGTTGAAAAATATGCATTTTCTGTTTTGTGAGTTTTCCAAGCAATCTTAAGCTATGTGTGGGTGTTAGTTTGTGGGACTCTGGAAAATTCTGACTCATATTCGAAGGTTGTAGTAAACTGTTACACATTTCAGTCTTAAAAGTAAGAAACTTAGTCCACGAATCAGCCTTATTTGTATTTTACatttataacaataatttaattttttatttgtatttgataTTTGCACTATTAATTAACAATCACATTAAGAATAACCTTCGTAAACTCCATGCCTTCATAAAAAAAACGTAAACtccatcttagaatgtatatgaggtggaagagaaagaaaagaaaaagaaaatgacatatgcaataaattttgtaatagaaaCGAAGGAAATagttaaaatagaaaatgatgtgAAAAggaagatgaaagaaaaagtaAGAATTTATTAAACATCTTCTTAAAACTTAtgggatatatattttttttttatcaatgatagGAAATATTACTACCATTTGAAAAAGAGTAATGTATCCtctcataaaaaatgtacaaatgtTCGTactacttttatataaaaaaagatattaagttttaaaaaaagtatttaatgtattaaaaatataaaacacagtcaatacttttttttttaccataacaTAGTCAATACTATGGGGTATATAAGAGGAtgtttgtgaaaaataattaatgtacatTCTATTTTGGGGTATATAAGTGGaagggaaaaaagagaaaataatatatatactaaaactgtaaatattctttatgttgttattcaattatatgtgctataaatttattaatttttataaatttattttaaaagtcatattaaagaaaaaaaattattagtcaatgttaaaaaaattacactgataatgtaaatgaataaaactctaaagaaagcaataaaaaattgagaataagTAATAAACGTCCCAGATAAAACTatgaaaataagagaataaaaaaaataaaaatgtgagaGAATTGATTAGAGCTGTTATTAAGTATTCGTtcgatagaataaaaaaaataattttagataaaataaaattttaaactaaaataaagtacaaaaatataaaattcacataattttattacttatttttctttttccatatcCTTTATCCGCATACGAACACACCTTAGTAGAGAAGGAATGAGACCTTGAATAATAGCGGTTAACCTTTGC
Proteins encoded in this window:
- the LOC114383193 gene encoding uncharacterized protein LOC114383193 is translated as MAECKPCLLEKEYDANAQPNSEMADATKKCGESYVLLRLLLDCSVTHSAPLSTIYWESTGPGGRFCFTLFSVSLSGLPSSRQPSTSLRLENHLAILVFMATSIYSFFFDKAANGKPDAYSLISYASFVAIMSLGLSRLTQFGFEIDLLHFFCGGLII